From a region of the Bradyrhizobium sp. KBS0727 genome:
- a CDS encoding alpha/beta fold hydrolase, with product MPHAVTKDNVRLYFEEVGSGTPIIFLHEFAADHTNWEPQMRYFSRGHRCIAYSARGYTPSDVPPTSDVYTYRHFYTDALAVLDHLGIAKAHFIGLSMGSYSSLQVGLNAPERALSMTLAAVGSGSSLENLEAFRRQCQANAEQYETIGSVEVAKATREAPSRIPFLLKDPRGHADFYAALARHSAQGSANTMRSFQGGRPSIYTMTDAIRKVPTPALILCGDEDDNCVEPSLFLKQHLPAAGLSFFPKSGHVLNLEEPALFNEMVERFIALVEAGRWPVRDPRSMMVG from the coding sequence ATGCCCCATGCCGTTACGAAAGATAATGTCCGCCTGTATTTCGAGGAGGTGGGAAGCGGAACCCCGATCATTTTCCTGCATGAATTCGCGGCCGACCATACCAATTGGGAACCGCAGATGCGCTACTTCTCGCGCGGCCACCGTTGCATCGCCTATTCGGCGCGGGGCTACACGCCCTCCGACGTGCCGCCGACATCCGACGTCTACACCTACCGGCATTTCTACACCGACGCGCTCGCCGTGCTCGATCATCTCGGCATTGCCAAGGCGCATTTCATCGGCCTGTCGATGGGTTCCTACTCGTCGCTTCAAGTCGGCCTCAACGCTCCGGAGCGCGCCCTGTCGATGACGCTGGCCGCGGTCGGCTCCGGCTCCAGCCTCGAAAATCTCGAAGCCTTTCGCAGGCAGTGCCAGGCCAACGCCGAGCAGTATGAGACGATCGGTTCGGTCGAGGTCGCGAAGGCGACGCGCGAGGCGCCGAGCCGGATTCCGTTTCTGCTGAAGGACCCGCGCGGTCATGCCGATTTCTATGCGGCGCTGGCCCGCCACAGCGCGCAAGGCTCGGCCAACACCATGCGCAGTTTTCAAGGCGGCCGGCCCTCGATCTACACCATGACGGATGCGATCCGGAAGGTGCCGACGCCGGCGCTGATCCTGTGCGGCGACGAGGACGACAATTGCGTCGAGCCCAGCCTGTTCCTGAAGCAGCATCTGCCGGCGGCGGGGCTGTCGTTCTTCCCGAAGTCGGGCCATGTGCTCAACCTGGAGGAGCCTGCGCTGTTCAACGAAATGGTCGAGCGGTTCATTGCGCTGGTCGAGGCAGGCCGGTGGCCGGTGCGGGATCCAAGGTCGATGATGGTGGGGTAG
- a CDS encoding TIGR02594 family protein yields the protein MFQLLAFRRSLRVLALALCSASIAVSVTPAHARSHHGAGRHARAYHAGHHARRHYVHVQRRHVADASRWERGVAQMRAGGFADTKASLTTDASASAPASFGSSNVVAEARRYIGGNPTGRGSLWCARFMNMVLQHTGHHGTGSDMASSFAHYGQRVSGPQVGAIAVMGRRGGGHVGIITGIDAAGNPIMISGNNGNRVREAPISRGRIYAYVMPTG from the coding sequence ATGTTTCAGTTGCTTGCGTTTCGCCGGTCGCTTCGAGTCTTGGCACTGGCTCTGTGTTCGGCTTCGATCGCCGTATCCGTTACTCCCGCTCACGCACGATCTCATCATGGCGCAGGGCGCCACGCGCGGGCCTATCACGCCGGCCATCATGCGAGGCGGCATTACGTTCACGTCCAACGTCGGCACGTCGCTGATGCTTCGCGCTGGGAGCGCGGCGTAGCGCAAATGCGGGCAGGCGGCTTTGCCGACACCAAGGCAAGCCTGACGACAGACGCCAGCGCGTCGGCACCGGCGAGCTTCGGTTCGTCCAATGTCGTCGCCGAGGCGCGGCGTTATATCGGCGGTAATCCGACCGGCCGCGGCAGCCTGTGGTGCGCGCGGTTCATGAACATGGTGCTGCAGCACACCGGCCATCATGGCACCGGCTCCGACATGGCGAGTTCGTTCGCGCATTACGGTCAGCGCGTCTCCGGTCCGCAGGTTGGTGCCATCGCTGTCATGGGGCGGCGCGGCGGCGGCCATGTCGGCATCATTACCGGCATCGATGCTGCCGGAAATCCGATCATGATCTCGGGCAACAACGGCAACCGGGTCAGGGAAGCGCCGATCTCGCGCGGCCGGATCTACGCCTACGTCATGCCGACGGGCTAG